One region of Candidatus Poribacteria bacterium genomic DNA includes:
- a CDS encoding heme exporter protein CcmB, whose translation MIKKTLRQIGALIRKDLGLQFRSKETLVLIFVFSVLVVLIFAFAFGPIFPEKVERGKLAASVLWTAFVFAGIITLNRSFAVERSHGALHGIRLTGVDASNLYLSKVISNVVFLFLLEIVITPIALQFLDLLDVVTMGILLKLLGVLSIGTLGFCAVGVLLAGMSTSTNGGESLLSVILLPLVIPIIMGGAKCTVSLLVTGGLNERFWLNLLIGCSLVFLASAYLLADAVIEE comes from the coding sequence ATGATAAAAAAAACACTCCGTCAGATTGGTGCGTTGATTCGCAAGGACCTTGGACTTCAATTCCGTTCAAAAGAGACGCTGGTATTGATTTTCGTTTTCAGTGTGTTAGTTGTTCTCATTTTTGCTTTTGCGTTTGGTCCGATTTTCCCTGAAAAGGTAGAACGTGGCAAATTAGCCGCAAGTGTTCTCTGGACAGCGTTTGTTTTTGCAGGAATTATTACCTTGAATCGTTCATTTGCAGTGGAACGTTCTCACGGGGCTCTGCACGGCATTCGGCTTACGGGTGTTGATGCGAGTAACCTGTACCTTTCCAAAGTTATCAGCAACGTCGTTTTTCTATTTCTATTGGAAATTGTTATTACCCCCATCGCGCTTCAATTCTTAGATTTGCTTGATGTGGTGACGATGGGCATATTACTGAAGCTGCTCGGCGTACTAAGTATCGGTACGCTTGGGTTTTGTGCCGTTGGTGTGCTATTAGCGGGCATGTCCACAAGTACAAACGGCGGCGAAAGCCTACTCTCCGTCATTTTACTCCCCCTTGTTATTCCAATCATTATGGGCGGTGCAAAATGTACCGTTTCGCTTTTGGTGACCGGTGGGTTGAACGAGCGGTTTTGGCTGAATTTGCTCATCGGGTGTAGTTTAGTCTTTTTAGCATCCGCGTACCTACTTGCGGATGCTGTTATTGAGGAATAG
- a CDS encoding ABC transporter ATP-binding protein, whose translation MRLRASQLTKDFGHRSIVKNATLSVNPGEVVTIFGPNGAGKTTFIKILATLLKPTSGKLEIEGTDAIAGYSDVRSMLGVVIHEMLAYPTFSPYENLKFFGNMYGVKQLEHRCMTLLTEVGLQRFAHEPLHIFSRGMTQRFMIARALLHHPSVLLLDEPFSGLDASAKQFVLERIAQEKQNGKGIVITTHNTELGYLVGTRFFFMINGELEEIAQKDEITAEALLLMYEEKMQSSLSV comes from the coding sequence ATGCGTCTTCGTGCTTCCCAACTCACCAAGGACTTCGGACATCGCTCGATTGTCAAAAACGCCACGCTTTCGGTTAACCCCGGAGAGGTGGTTACGATTTTCGGACCCAACGGTGCCGGTAAAACGACGTTCATCAAAATTCTCGCAACCCTCCTGAAACCAACCTCTGGGAAACTTGAGATTGAAGGCACGGACGCAATTGCGGGATACTCAGATGTGCGGAGCATGCTGGGTGTTGTTATCCATGAGATGCTCGCTTACCCGACATTCAGTCCCTATGAGAACCTCAAGTTTTTTGGAAATATGTACGGCGTTAAGCAGTTAGAACACCGCTGTATGACGCTGCTTACCGAAGTCGGTTTGCAACGCTTTGCCCACGAACCCCTGCATATCTTCTCACGCGGTATGACGCAGCGTTTTATGATTGCCAGAGCTCTCCTGCATCATCCTTCAGTGCTATTACTCGACGAGCCTTTCTCTGGATTAGATGCTTCTGCCAAGCAGTTTGTTTTAGAGCGTATTGCTCAGGAAAAGCAAAACGGCAAAGGTATCGTGATCACGACACATAATACAGAGTTGGGGTATCTCGTAGGTACACGATTTTTCTTTATGATAAACGGGGAACTGGAAGAGATCGCACAGAAAGACGAAATTACGGCAGAGGCGTTATTGCTTATGTACGAAGAGAAAATGCAATCAAGTCTTTCTGTCTGA
- a CDS encoding thiamine pyrophosphate-dependent enzyme yields MARSARRSRRERPVQGAPTARDFKGDVNPDWCPACGDFGVLNALQNAYAKLGRGNHDHLTVSGIGCSSNLPGYVKTYGMHTLHGRALAVATGAKFANHELNVVVTGGDGDGYGIGGNHFIHTMRKNIDLLYIVMNNETYGLTVGQASPTTMVGEQTKSTPFGNLETPLNPVAMAIVAGATYVARAFSSDAKQLAELMYNGMQHKGFAFIDVISPCVTWKGGAQVIFDHWKERVQYLEDHDTSDRAAAIEQAVKTGHETQLGLFYHDTSRQSLDEMEPVLKNGPIAHQPLSITQEQGDAIVQRMM; encoded by the coding sequence ATGGCAAGAAGCGCGAGAAGATCGAGAAGAGAAAGACCTGTTCAAGGCGCGCCGACGGCGCGAGATTTTAAAGGTGATGTTAACCCAGATTGGTGTCCCGCTTGTGGTGATTTCGGTGTACTGAATGCGTTACAAAATGCTTATGCGAAACTCGGGCGTGGCAATCATGATCACTTGACAGTCAGTGGGATTGGGTGTTCCTCTAACCTTCCTGGTTATGTCAAAACGTATGGGATGCATACGCTACACGGTCGGGCTTTAGCAGTCGCAACGGGTGCTAAATTTGCCAATCACGAGTTGAATGTTGTCGTCACGGGTGGTGACGGTGATGGTTACGGCATCGGCGGAAATCACTTCATTCATACGATGCGAAAAAATATTGATCTCCTCTACATCGTCATGAATAACGAGACGTACGGGTTGACAGTCGGACAAGCCTCACCGACGACTATGGTAGGAGAACAGACGAAAAGCACGCCGTTCGGTAATTTAGAGACACCTCTGAATCCGGTTGCGATGGCAATTGTCGCGGGTGCGACTTATGTCGCAAGAGCCTTTAGTTCTGACGCAAAACAACTCGCGGAATTGATGTATAACGGGATGCAGCACAAAGGGTTTGCATTCATTGATGTTATCAGTCCTTGTGTGACCTGGAAGGGAGGGGCGCAGGTAATTTTCGATCATTGGAAAGAGCGGGTCCAATACCTTGAAGATCATGACACAAGTGACAGGGCCGCTGCAATTGAACAAGCGGTCAAGACGGGTCATGAAACGCAGCTTGGGTTGTTCTACCATGATACAAGCCGCCAATCATTGGATGAAATGGAACCCGTTTTAAAAAACGGACCTATAGCGCATCAACCGCTGAGTATTACCCAAGAACAGGGTGACGCGATTGTCCAGAGAATGATGTAA
- a CDS encoding 2-oxoacid:acceptor oxidoreductase subunit alpha, with amino-acid sequence MAKYDFAIAVGGAPGQGIETAGKSISQIFARYGLNVFTYTAYQSLIRGGHSFLTIRVSSEPIANHGDKIDLIVALDRDSLEKHLPHVSPGGALIYNSDDVKQEPERDDIQLCPISYKELTNDPDRKRLMLNVCASSVALQLVGVDLSLLEDIIIRAFLKRKGQAVVDANVAAARASYNYAAEHFTPFDVQFEKQDPPLAFGSGNMLMAMGGAAAGVKFYAAYPMSPSTGILHWMAPNARDLGIIVRQCEDEISVINMVIGAAHTGARAMCATSGGGFALMSEAIGSAGMMEIPIVVVNVQRGGPSTGLPTKTEQGDLWQVLGASQGDFPKIVVSPTSIMDGFNTIPELFNLVDKFQCPGMVLTDLSLAEGHATFVPDSINWQPEIDRGELITDQGQPDGEYLRYQITDSGISPRAIPGTPGHMHVVATDDHDEDGGLISDEFTNPHKRRDIMEKRQRKMEGIVELLPPPTLEGPEDAEVTLIGWGSTHGVISEAAQQLAEAGIATNHIHFKWLYPMDEDAVNEVLAKSAYSIIVECNYTGQFARFLRGETGFKADSHIRKYDGEPFMPHHVADGARELLNSKTDLYVPYQEIVV; translated from the coding sequence ATGGCAAAGTACGATTTTGCAATCGCCGTAGGAGGGGCACCCGGGCAAGGTATCGAAACTGCTGGTAAAAGCATCAGCCAAATCTTTGCCCGGTATGGGCTGAACGTTTTTACTTACACCGCCTATCAATCCCTCATCCGTGGCGGTCACTCCTTCCTGACTATCCGAGTCAGTTCTGAACCAATCGCCAACCATGGCGACAAAATTGACTTGATTGTTGCCTTAGACCGGGACAGTTTAGAGAAGCATTTGCCGCACGTTTCACCCGGTGGTGCACTTATCTATAACAGCGATGATGTCAAACAAGAACCGGAACGTGATGACATCCAGTTGTGCCCTATTTCCTATAAAGAATTGACGAACGATCCTGATAGAAAAAGGTTAATGCTGAATGTTTGTGCATCCAGTGTCGCTTTGCAGTTAGTCGGTGTGGATTTAAGCCTGCTTGAGGATATCATTATCCGCGCGTTCCTCAAACGCAAGGGGCAAGCCGTAGTGGATGCGAACGTTGCTGCTGCGCGGGCGAGTTACAATTACGCCGCTGAACACTTTACACCGTTTGATGTCCAATTTGAGAAACAGGATCCGCCATTGGCGTTCGGTAGTGGTAATATGTTGATGGCAATGGGCGGTGCAGCCGCAGGTGTCAAATTTTACGCTGCCTATCCGATGAGTCCGTCAACAGGTATTCTCCACTGGATGGCCCCGAATGCTCGCGATCTCGGTATTATCGTCCGTCAATGTGAAGATGAAATCAGCGTTATCAACATGGTCATCGGTGCTGCACACACCGGGGCACGCGCAATGTGTGCGACGTCGGGTGGCGGTTTCGCACTCATGTCGGAAGCGATTGGCAGTGCGGGCATGATGGAAATTCCGATTGTTGTTGTTAATGTTCAACGCGGCGGTCCCTCCACAGGTTTACCGACCAAAACCGAGCAGGGCGATTTATGGCAAGTTCTCGGCGCGAGCCAAGGTGATTTTCCGAAAATTGTTGTTTCACCTACCAGTATTATGGACGGGTTTAATACGATACCTGAACTCTTTAACCTCGTTGACAAGTTTCAGTGCCCCGGCATGGTACTCACGGATTTGTCGCTGGCGGAAGGTCACGCGACATTCGTGCCGGATTCTATCAACTGGCAGCCGGAAATTGACCGCGGGGAATTAATCACCGACCAAGGGCAGCCAGATGGTGAATATCTGCGTTACCAAATCACAGACAGCGGGATTTCGCCCCGTGCTATCCCCGGCACGCCTGGGCACATGCACGTTGTGGCTACCGACGATCATGATGAAGATGGGGGTCTGATTAGCGATGAATTCACGAATCCTCACAAACGTCGTGACATTATGGAGAAACGGCAACGGAAGATGGAAGGCATCGTTGAACTTCTCCCGCCTCCGACGCTTGAGGGCCCCGAAGATGCCGAAGTCACCCTGATTGGGTGGGGATCCACGCATGGTGTGATTAGTGAAGCGGCACAACAGTTGGCCGAAGCAGGCATTGCTACCAACCATATCCACTTTAAGTGGCTCTATCCGATGGATGAAGATGCCGTCAACGAAGTGCTTGCGAAATCTGCGTATTCGATTATCGTTGAGTGCAACTACACCGGGCAATTCGCCCGTTTCTTACGGGGTGAGACTGGCTTTAAGGCAGACAGTCACATCCGCAAATACGACGGTGAACCGTTTATGCCGCACCACGTTGCTGATGGAGCCCGTGAACTTCTGAACAGTAAAACGGATCTTTATGTCCCGTATCAAGAGATCGTTGTGTAA
- a CDS encoding HEAT repeat domain-containing protein, whose amino-acid sequence METEHIVADLIYDLSELDDDIREAAKEELVAIGEPAIPQLVEALADNLGDVVEQATDVLAAIGEPAIPALIEEMAVAERYHALALGDTLSRIGEPAVPVLVEALSDKLNEEFREYAARALNLMGVSAIGAMPALIQALNDPSDDIRSYAAYTFAKLEGAAAAAVPALIKALADESEEVQNHAAFALEKIGTPEAKQALEAFSQA is encoded by the coding sequence ATGGAGACGGAACACATTGTAGCCGATTTAATCTATGATTTGTCAGAGTTGGATGACGATATCCGTGAGGCTGCAAAGGAAGAGTTAGTTGCTATAGGTGAACCTGCGATTCCGCAGCTCGTTGAGGCACTCGCTGATAATCTTGGCGATGTGGTTGAACAAGCCACTGATGTCTTGGCTGCGATTGGTGAACCGGCAATACCTGCGCTTATTGAGGAGATGGCGGTCGCTGAGCGGTACCACGCGCTCGCTCTCGGTGATACGCTGAGTCGTATAGGTGAACCAGCGGTACCGGTTTTGGTTGAAGCGTTATCTGATAAACTCAATGAAGAGTTCCGCGAATATGCAGCTCGTGCGCTCAATCTGATGGGGGTTTCGGCAATTGGTGCGATGCCTGCACTTATTCAGGCTTTGAACGATCCGTCGGATGATATTCGGTCTTATGCTGCATACACGTTTGCTAAGCTGGAGGGTGCGGCAGCGGCTGCGGTGCCTGCGCTTATCAAGGCACTTGCTGATGAATCCGAAGAAGTCCAAAACCATGCGGCTTTTGCCTTAGAAAAAATTGGAACCCCGGAAGCGAAACAGGCACTTGAAGCGTTCAGCCAAGCGTAA
- a CDS encoding carboxypeptidase-like regulatory domain-containing protein, whose protein sequence is MYKNASYMRLKCRSHLGEYAAKPHLPSGATDMRLETVLIKRGNSQFGAITVRCPSRLLAIVLIFFSSLSALYAQTAELGDIQGTVIDSKLEKPLVAHRIILTIHKADTVETKETTTDENGNYRFAELPLDPNIHYTVSTVHDDTDYTEKDLVLSTWVPNIKINFGIGAFADDNTQILVKSYTFIIGPPPADHAPDGAVTVAEAIGIENLSDLPFRTTHGTQKVGIHLTLPQDTEGFEPHPPVELTIDAATNQVILKTPLPPGESHLGYNYISHVGKTGLDLSRRLNFNTMRFYVFIPEGIGLVPRAKFFGTPRREQIHGSVYLIYESNADQTFAAGKKIDLALNINMGVARGALPEQTSNLGQLILIAVAAALTGGFFVAALFKLRAANNTTEPDTDDASAPPDAGWLLKLSPDDREHVRVARLEFITHLDDKYERQEISERVYKRLRREQTERLTTLLEQQKRGNNA, encoded by the coding sequence ATGTACAAAAACGCATCTTATATGCGGTTGAAATGCAGGTCGCATTTGGGCGAGTACGCCGCAAAACCGCACCTACCAAGCGGGGCAACTGATATGCGGTTGGAAACCGTACTTATTAAGAGGGGCAACTCGCAATTTGGCGCTATCACCGTCCGGTGTCCGAGTCGTCTGTTAGCGATTGTCCTAATTTTTTTCTCTTCGCTCTCTGCGCTATATGCCCAAACGGCAGAACTCGGTGACATCCAAGGCACAGTTATTGACAGTAAACTCGAAAAACCGCTTGTTGCGCATCGTATAATCCTCACGATTCATAAAGCTGATACCGTTGAGACCAAAGAGACAACCACAGATGAAAACGGGAACTACCGCTTCGCGGAGTTACCGCTTGATCCGAATATCCACTACACGGTTTCAACTGTTCATGATGATACTGACTACACCGAGAAGGATTTGGTTCTGTCAACTTGGGTTCCGAATATCAAGATTAACTTTGGGATTGGGGCGTTTGCGGATGATAATACGCAAATCCTTGTCAAGTCGTATACTTTTATCATTGGACCTCCGCCTGCAGACCACGCTCCGGACGGTGCTGTCACAGTCGCTGAGGCAATAGGGATTGAAAACCTAAGTGATTTACCTTTTAGAACAACACATGGTACGCAAAAAGTTGGGATACATTTAACACTCCCGCAAGACACTGAAGGGTTTGAACCACATCCGCCAGTAGAACTCACGATAGACGCTGCCACCAATCAGGTTATTCTCAAAACCCCATTACCGCCTGGAGAATCGCACTTAGGCTACAACTATATTTCTCACGTTGGAAAAACCGGATTGGACCTATCCCGTCGCTTGAATTTTAACACGATGCGGTTTTACGTCTTTATTCCAGAAGGTATTGGTTTGGTGCCGCGTGCCAAGTTTTTCGGGACACCGAGACGCGAACAAATCCATGGTAGCGTATATCTAATATATGAGAGCAATGCGGATCAGACGTTCGCAGCGGGTAAAAAGATTGACTTAGCACTTAATATAAATATGGGTGTTGCTCGTGGTGCTTTACCGGAGCAGACATCCAATTTGGGACAGTTAATTCTTATCGCTGTTGCTGCGGCGTTAACCGGTGGATTTTTCGTGGCAGCACTTTTCAAACTCCGTGCAGCCAACAATACGACAGAACCTGATACGGATGATGCGTCAGCACCTCCGGATGCAGGTTGGCTTCTTAAACTAAGCCCTGACGATCGCGAACATGTGCGCGTCGCAAGGCTTGAATTTATAACGCATCTTGATGATAAGTACGAGAGGCAAGAGATCTCGGAGCGTGTCTATAAACGCTTGCGCCGAGAGCAAACAGAACGCCTCACCACACTCTTAGAACAACAAAAAAGGGGAAACAATGCATAG
- a CDS encoding cytochrome c-type biogenesis protein CcmH translates to MVKTGRFERIITSNEFLILNFISIVVLLIVCSFIVTGYAQTGESQVAEPKGVEDATVASDLEELLTTVYCYCGCVRETIEVCTCGTAMNIENNFRDRLLAGETVEQIRTDYLDTYGPQYYAVMPVEGINLLAYAMPVIILILIGGVVFVVLRRSTGSRQKTAAAGAREASASQVSDETVQQVEAELERYRRES, encoded by the coding sequence ATGGTGAAAACTGGAAGATTTGAGCGCATTATAACGTCTAATGAATTTTTAATTCTTAATTTTATTTCGATTGTTGTGCTTCTCATCGTTTGTAGTTTTATTGTCACTGGGTACGCACAGACTGGGGAGTCTCAGGTCGCAGAACCGAAGGGCGTGGAGGATGCCACAGTTGCGTCCGATTTAGAGGAACTGCTCACTACAGTCTATTGTTACTGCGGGTGTGTAAGGGAGACAATTGAAGTGTGTACGTGCGGCACGGCAATGAATATTGAGAACAATTTTCGCGATCGGCTACTTGCTGGCGAGACCGTTGAGCAGATTCGCACGGATTATCTTGACACTTACGGACCGCAATATTATGCGGTCATGCCCGTAGAAGGTATTAACCTCCTTGCCTATGCTATGCCGGTTATCATACTTATCCTTATTGGAGGGGTTGTCTTTGTTGTGCTGCGGAGATCAACCGGATCAAGGCAGAAAACAGCGGCGGCAGGCGCGCGTGAGGCGTCAGCGTCACAAGTTTCTGATGAAACCGTACAGCAGGTTGAAGCTGAACTGGAAAGGTATAGGCGGGAAAGTTAA
- a CDS encoding heme lyase CcmF/NrfE family subunit: MTAEIGQAAIYLSVLSCLWAIGFLSFGLWIRNARAIQSGRNAVVATFILISIATGALIYGFLTDDFSMRYVFEVSSAAQPLLYKITALWGAMSGSLLFWLWLLTVGGAIVVYQNYQRNKQTQDTLADYSLIPIALVQLFFTILVTGLVDGIYNPLARFPNGQVAADGQGMNTLLQTPLMAIHPPTLYIGWISLTIPFAFAVGALASGRIGSGWILRSRRWMLFSWIILTIGITLGGNWAYQELGWGGYWAWDPVENASFMPWLLGTAYLHSVMIQEKRNMLKLWNILLITLAFQFTLLGTFITRSGIITSVHAFGGSGIGGYFLSFILASTAGVIGLIVYRWNRLKSANRLESLLSRESAFLLNNWLLVGLTLIILWGTLWPIISEAINGEKSSVPEAFFNKVVIIPGLLLLFLTGAGPIISWKKITANNFRRMFLLPLVIGLIGGALTWGFLALIGYTFPLYSVLCSFAAVFVLAAIFAEFYRGAKLRAKRQETSFVNGLNLLIQRNKRRYGGYIIHIGIVILYIGIMGSKGYFLLESKSMTLGESMEVGKYKLTMIDSFEKEHANYLRSGVIFDVAKNGKRIGTMEPALHAYYRAKPDEEPTKESAIHHVGMNDLYVALANVPRDIKTGGVVNVQAYYNPLIGVVWIGVAVMVLGGIVAIAEKSERSRDS, encoded by the coding sequence ATGACTGCGGAAATCGGACAAGCCGCTATATACCTCTCTGTGCTTTCATGTTTGTGGGCAATCGGTTTCCTGAGTTTCGGGCTGTGGATACGAAATGCCCGTGCCATCCAGAGCGGTAGAAACGCCGTTGTTGCCACCTTCATCCTTATCAGTATCGCGACGGGTGCATTAATCTACGGTTTTCTGACCGATGATTTCTCAATGCGCTATGTATTTGAGGTATCAAGCGCGGCACAACCGTTACTCTATAAAATCACCGCACTCTGGGGTGCCATGTCCGGTTCGCTCTTGTTCTGGCTCTGGCTGCTTACAGTCGGCGGTGCTATTGTTGTCTATCAGAACTACCAGCGTAACAAACAGACGCAGGATACCTTAGCAGACTACTCCCTGATTCCGATCGCTCTTGTTCAGCTTTTCTTCACCATCCTTGTCACAGGTTTAGTAGACGGCATTTACAATCCACTCGCTCGGTTCCCCAATGGGCAAGTCGCTGCCGATGGTCAAGGAATGAACACGCTTCTCCAGACGCCGCTCATGGCGATCCATCCACCGACGTTATATATCGGTTGGATTAGCCTGACGATCCCGTTTGCGTTCGCAGTTGGTGCGCTTGCATCTGGTAGAATCGGCAGCGGTTGGATACTCCGTTCGCGCAGATGGATGCTATTTTCATGGATCATACTGACTATCGGTATCACGCTTGGTGGCAATTGGGCGTATCAAGAACTCGGTTGGGGCGGTTATTGGGCATGGGATCCCGTCGAAAACGCCTCTTTTATGCCGTGGCTCCTCGGGACCGCGTATCTACACTCTGTGATGATCCAAGAGAAGCGGAATATGCTCAAACTTTGGAATATCCTCCTGATTACCCTTGCCTTCCAATTTACACTCTTGGGGACTTTCATTACGCGTAGCGGAATTATCACATCGGTGCATGCTTTCGGTGGATCGGGTATTGGTGGGTATTTCCTGAGTTTCATTTTAGCTTCAACAGCCGGGGTTATCGGACTCATCGTCTATCGTTGGAACCGGCTTAAGAGTGCGAATCGTTTAGAGTCCCTTCTCTCCCGTGAGAGTGCCTTTCTTCTGAATAACTGGCTCCTTGTCGGGTTAACCCTAATTATCCTCTGGGGTACGTTGTGGCCGATCATCTCCGAAGCGATTAATGGTGAAAAATCTTCTGTTCCTGAAGCGTTTTTCAATAAAGTTGTGATTATTCCGGGGTTGCTGCTTCTGTTCTTGACGGGTGCTGGTCCAATCATCTCATGGAAGAAAATTACTGCGAACAACTTCCGACGCATGTTTTTATTGCCGCTTGTTATCGGTTTAATTGGCGGTGCTCTGACATGGGGATTCCTTGCATTAATAGGATATACTTTTCCGCTGTACTCAGTGCTCTGTAGTTTTGCAGCCGTTTTTGTGCTTGCCGCAATCTTTGCAGAATTTTATCGGGGTGCGAAACTCCGCGCGAAACGACAAGAGACCTCCTTCGTCAACGGCTTGAATCTCCTTATCCAGCGTAACAAGAGACGATACGGCGGTTACATCATCCATATCGGCATCGTTATCCTCTATATCGGCATTATGGGATCGAAAGGCTATTTTCTGCTGGAATCCAAAAGTATGACACTCGGTGAGTCAATGGAAGTAGGCAAGTATAAACTGACAATGATAGACTCGTTTGAGAAAGAACACGCGAACTATCTTCGGAGTGGTGTTATTTTTGATGTTGCCAAGAACGGAAAACGAATAGGAACAATGGAACCCGCGCTCCACGCCTACTACAGGGCGAAGCCGGATGAGGAACCTACCAAGGAATCAGCGATCCATCACGTCGGTATGAATGACCTCTATGTTGCCCTTGCCAACGTTCCACGAGATATCAAGACAGGAGGTGTTGTGAACGTTCAGGCGTATTACAACCCTCTGATTGGCGTCGTCTGGATTGGTGTTGCTGTGATGGTGTTGGGTGGAATTGTTGCGATAGCCGAGAAATCTGAACGCAGTAGAGACTCGTGA
- a CDS encoding cytochrome c maturation protein CcmE, with protein MQKQKRLKVVAASVILLSGFVILVLTMTKEKSMRHFTPAALVADASSANDQLVQVDGLIADGSSQWDTVNFKLTFAVQDRETEATVNVIYEDRLKPDNFKDGGSVFVEGRYDATQNLVVATKLMTKCASKYEGAESAVPTDETSYASD; from the coding sequence GTGCAAAAACAGAAAAGACTCAAAGTGGTCGCTGCGAGTGTTATTTTGCTAAGTGGTTTTGTGATTTTAGTGTTGACTATGACAAAAGAAAAGAGTATGCGGCATTTCACACCCGCTGCGCTTGTGGCAGATGCGAGCAGCGCAAACGATCAACTGGTCCAAGTTGATGGTCTCATCGCAGACGGAAGTTCCCAATGGGATACCGTCAATTTTAAACTCACCTTTGCTGTCCAGGACCGCGAGACTGAGGCGACAGTCAACGTGATTTACGAGGATCGGCTTAAACCGGATAACTTTAAGGATGGCGGTAGCGTTTTCGTTGAAGGTAGATACGACGCAACACAGAACCTCGTTGTTGCGACTAAACTCATGACGAAATGCGCCTCAAAATATGAAGGGGCAGAAAGTGCCGTGCCTACAGATGAAACTTCGTATGCTTCAGACTAA
- a CDS encoding dihydrodipicolinate synthase family protein encodes MKLNWQHHPWAGVFPATLCPFHEDESINEAGLQQYMQELASVPGIKGVVCNGHTGEIMSLRLHERQQVTRITAEAVGDRVKVVSGVSAEGSLPAIDDALAAKEAGADAILLMPAHHWLRFGRTPETAVGYFQDVAEGADIPIIVHQYPAWTKAGYSLEEMLEMVKIPQVICIKMGTRDMARWRWDYEQLREAASDVPILTCHDEYLLASLLEGSDGALIGFAGFVPELMVDVVHAALNDDLIGARKARSQVDSLARIVYNFGEPSSDAHQRMKCARWLMGRFPSMTMRRPLRQLSTAEVDKIRASLEATGYQCVH; translated from the coding sequence ATGAAACTCAATTGGCAGCACCATCCATGGGCGGGTGTATTCCCGGCAACGCTCTGTCCCTTTCATGAAGATGAATCAATCAACGAAGCCGGATTGCAGCAATACATGCAAGAACTCGCAAGTGTTCCTGGCATAAAAGGGGTCGTCTGCAATGGACACACCGGCGAGATCATGTCTCTCCGCCTTCATGAAAGACAACAAGTTACACGGATTACCGCCGAAGCCGTCGGTGACCGGGTTAAAGTCGTCTCAGGCGTTAGTGCCGAAGGGAGTTTGCCAGCGATTGATGATGCACTCGCAGCGAAGGAAGCCGGCGCGGATGCTATCCTTTTAATGCCCGCACATCACTGGTTACGTTTCGGTAGGACACCTGAAACCGCAGTCGGTTACTTCCAAGATGTTGCCGAAGGCGCGGATATACCGATTATTGTTCACCAATATCCTGCATGGACAAAGGCAGGGTATAGTCTTGAAGAGATGCTGGAGATGGTGAAAATCCCACAAGTTATCTGCATCAAAATGGGGACCCGCGACATGGCGCGCTGGCGATGGGACTACGAACAACTTAGAGAGGCTGCATCAGATGTTCCTATCTTGACCTGCCACGATGAATATCTGCTCGCTTCGCTGCTTGAAGGGAGTGACGGCGCACTCATCGGATTTGCTGGATTTGTACCAGAACTTATGGTGGATGTTGTCCACGCCGCGCTAAATGACGATCTCATCGGGGCACGCAAAGCACGCAGTCAAGTGGATTCATTGGCACGGATCGTCTACAACTTCGGTGAACCCAGCAGCGACGCACACCAGCGAATGAAATGCGCACGCTGGTTGATGGGCAGATTCCCATCAATGACAATGCGCCGACCGCTCCGTCAATTGTCCACAGCCGAAGTAGATAAAATCCGAGCAAGCCTTGAAGCAACTGGCTATCAGTGCGTTCACTAA